A window of the Hevea brasiliensis isolate MT/VB/25A 57/8 chromosome 6, ASM3005281v1, whole genome shotgun sequence genome harbors these coding sequences:
- the LOC110638436 gene encoding mitogen-activated protein kinase kinase kinase 20-like codes for MKRKVMAVEEDSSDNHGVAWWRGPLLSKGGFASVYLTFLKKLKSRRAFYPPLMAFNHLRDCPYILECYGEETTMSKDGKMIYNLLLEYASGGTLANLKKRSGGCGLPKLDVKRYTRSILKGINYINSHDYVHCDLKPDNVLLVPSGDGDFVPKIGDFGLAKKVQKTKKRKLDCSIAETAFYMALETLVDNIQEFPSDIWALGCMVFEMFTGKSLWRIADVYELPKIPSWISKDGKDFLNGCLVKSH; via the exons ATGAAGAGAAAGGTTATGGCAGTCGAAGAAGATAGCTCGGATAATCACGGAGTCGCATGGTGGAGAGGGCCGTTGCTTAGCAAAGGAGGGTTTGCGTCTGTTTATCTCACTTTTTTGAAGAAACTCAAATCAAGAAGAGCATTTTATCCACCACTTATG GCTTTCAACCATCTTCGTGACTGTCCCTACATTCTTGAGTGTTATGGCGAAGAAACTACTATGAGTAAGGATGGAAAGATGATTTACAATCTATTGTTGGAGTACGCTTCTGGAGGAACCCTAGCTAATCTTAAAAAGAGGTCGGGTGGTTGTGGGTTGCCTAAATTAGATGTGAAGAGGTACACAAGGTCTATTCTTAAAGGTATTAATTACATCAACAGTCACGATTATGTTCATTGTGACTTGAAGCCAGACAATGTGCTGCTCGTGCCTAGTGGGGATGGTGACTTTGTGCCCAAGATTGGGGATTTTGGATTGGCTAAGAAAGTTCAGAAGACCAAGAAGAGGAAGCTTGATTGTTCTATTGCCGAGACTGCTTTCTATATGGCACTAGAGACTCTCGTTGATAATATTCAGGAATTTCCCTCTGATATTTGGGCTCTTGGATGTATGGTTTTCGAGATGTTTACTGGGAAATCACTTTGG AGGATTGCTGATGTATATGAATTGCCTAAAATTCCTTCTTGGATTTCAAAGGATGGCAAGGATTTCTTGAATGGATGTCTAGTGAAGAGTCATTAG